In Musa acuminata AAA Group cultivar baxijiao chromosome BXJ2-10, Cavendish_Baxijiao_AAA, whole genome shotgun sequence, a genomic segment contains:
- the LOC103969542 gene encoding heavy metal-associated isoprenylated plant protein 33: MALVELKVGMHCEECIKAIKKAIKKIEDVETYRLDAELNKITVTGNVTSEEVIRVLQKIGKSATSWSEE, translated from the exons ATggct TTGGTGGAGCTGAAGGTCGGCATGCACTGTGAGGAGTGCATCAAAGCAATCAAGAAGGCCATCAAGAAAATTGAGG ATGTTGAGACATACAGGCTTGACGCAGAGCTGAACAAGATCACTGTGACTGGAAATGTTACATCAGAAGAAGTCATCAGGGTTCTGCAGAAGATTGGAAAGAGTGCCACTTCTTGGAGTGAAGAATAA
- the LOC135625500 gene encoding F-box/LRR-repeat protein 3-like isoform X2, which yields MAKSRDLCRRIDRSDGFATLTLDLFSGSPNPNPCSYSRSAKRVRVSCVSPAAAAAEENRSNPFDSLSEEVLFLILDRLESDPLDKKSFSLVCRSFYAAESRHRRALTPLRSGLLPAALARYPSVSRLDLSLCPSVTDAALASVGGALRSSLRSIDLSRSRGFSYAGIESVAVNCAALVEINLSNATDLNDAAAAAIGRARNLEKLWLARCKMVTDMGIGCIAVGCQKLRLLCLKWCLGISDLGVGLVAVKCKQLRSLDLSFVPITEKCLPAVLQLPHLEDLALVGCLSIDDEGLMSVKQESKSLQVLDMSNCQHVNHAGFSSLLSKTPGLREISLAYYCKVTHSLASSLQKLYNLQSIKLDGCEVTTSGLKTMANSCRSLGELSLSKCSGVTDEGLSFFVTKHKGLVKLDVTCCRNITDLSLASITSSCTSLTNLSMESCILVSREGFRLIGQHCHLLEELDLTDNDLDDEGLRAISGCHNLSVLKIGICLKISDEGLIHVAKGCPNLQELDLYRSVGITDIGVMAIARGCPLLQIINLSYCTEVTDYSLRSLSKCSNLNTLEIRGCQVSSSGLAVVAVGCRKLTKLDIKKCYFVDDAGMLLLARFSQNLRQINLSYCSVTDVGLLALASVSCLQNMTILHSGGLTSNGLAAVLVACGGLTKVKLHSSFKPLIPKPILEHVEARGCLFQWRDKPFQVELEPSEVWKQQSQEMHV from the exons ATGGCGAAGAGCCGCGATCTTTGCCGTAGGATCGACCGCTCCGATGGCTTCGCGACCCTGACCCTCGATCTCTTCTCCGGGTCCCCAAACCCTAACCCTTGCTCGTATTCCAGATCCGCGAAGCGGGTCCGCGTCAGCTGCGTCTCCCCTGCCGCCGCCGCTGCGGAGGAGAACCGGAGCAACCCGTTCGATTCGCTCTCCGAGGAGGTCCTCTTCTTGATCCTGGATCGCCTGGAATCGGACCCACTCGACAAGAAGTCGTTCTCGCTCGTCTGCAGGTCGTTCTACGCCGCCGAGTCACGCCACCGGCGGGCGCTCACGCCGCTCCGGTCCGGCCTCCTCCCGGCGGCCCTCGCCCGCTACCCCTCGGTCTCGCGGCTGGACCTCTCCCTCTGCCCCAGCGTCACCGATGCCGCCCTCGCCTCCGTTGGCGGCGCCCTCCGATCGTCGCTGCGCTCGATCGACCTCTCGAGGTCGAGGGGGTTCTCGTACGCCGGGATCGAGAGCGTCGCCGTGAACTGCGCGGCTCTGGTGGAGATCAACCTCTCCAACGCCACGGATCTGAACGATGCGGCCGCGGCCGCGATCGGGCGGGCCAGGAATCTGGAGAAGCTGTGGTTGGCGAGGTGTAAGATGGTGACGGATATGGGGATCGGGTGCATCGCGGTCGGCTGCCAGAAGCTGAGGTTGCTCTGCTTGAAATGGTGCTTGGGGATTTCGGATTTGGGGGTCGGTTTGGTGGCTGTAAAATGCAAGCAGCTACGGAGTTTGGATCTCTCCTTCGTGCCG ATAACAGAAAAGTGCCTTCCTGCTGTCCTACAATTACCACATCTTGAAGATTTGGCTTTAGTAGGATGCCTGAGTATAGATGATGAAGGTCTCATGTCTGTCAAGCAAGAGTCCAAGTCACTTCAG GTTCTGGATATGTCAAACTGTCAACATGTCAATCATGCTGGATTTTCTTCCTTATTGAGTAAGACTCCTGGATTACGCGAAATAAGTCTAGCATACTACTGCAAG GTAACACATTCACTTGCTAGCAGCTTACAGAAGCTCTACAATTTGCAGTCTATCAAATTAGATGGTTGTGAGGTCACTACTTCTGGACTGAAAACTATGGCAAATTCTTGCAGATCACTGGGGGAACTTAGTCTGAGCAAGTGTTCAGGAGTGACAGATGAAGGACTTTCTTTTTTCGTGACGAAACACAAGGGACTGGTTAAATTAGATGTCACATGCTGTCGCAATATAACCGATCTCTCGCTGGCCAGCATTACTAGTTCGTGCACCTCTCTTACCAATCTTAGCATGGAATCTTGCATCCTGGTCTCTAGGGAGGGTTTCCGATTGATTGGCCAGCATTGTCATCTCTTGGAGGAACTAGACCTTACTGATAATGACTTGGACGATGAAG GCCTTAGAGCCATCTCAGGATGTCACAATCTCTCTGTCTTAAAAATTGGCATATGCTTGAAGATCAGCGATGAAGGTCTTATTCATGTTGCAAAAGGTTGTCCAAACCTCCAAGAGCTTGATCTGTACAG GTCTGTAGGAATAACGGACATCGGTGTTATGGCAATAGCTCGTGGTTGCCCTCTGTTGCAGATAATCAATCTATCATACTGCACAGAAGTAACTGATTATTCGTTAAGATCATTGTCAAAATGCTCGAATTTGAATACACTGGAGATTCGTGGTTGCCAAGTCTCATCTTCAGGACTTGCTGTCGTTGCTGTGGGATGTCGAAAACTCACAAAGCTTGACATCAAGAAATGCTATTTCGTAGATGATGCTGGAATGCTTCTACTTGCTCGCTTCTCCCAGAATTTGCGTCAG ATAAATTTGTCATATTGTTCAGTAACAGATGTGGGGCTTCTGGCACTTGCTAGTGTCAGCTGCCTACAAAACATGACAATTTTACATTCGGGGGGGCTTACATCAAATGGCTTGGCCGCTGTTTTGGTGGCATGTGGCGGTCTAACAAAAGTGAAACTCCACTCATCATTTAAACCATTGATTCCAAAGCCTATTCTTGAACACGTCGAAGCCAGGGGGTGTTTGTTCCAGTGGAGGGACAAACCTTTCCAg GTTGAACTTGAGCCAAGTGAAGTTTGGAAGCAGCAATCACAAGAAATGCAtgtgtag
- the LOC135625500 gene encoding F-box/LRR-repeat protein 3-like isoform X1 produces MAKSRDLCRRIDRSDGFATLTLDLFSGSPNPNPCSYSRSAKRVRVSCVSPAAAAAEENRSNPFDSLSEEVLFLILDRLESDPLDKKSFSLVCRSFYAAESRHRRALTPLRSGLLPAALARYPSVSRLDLSLCPSVTDAALASVGGALRSSLRSIDLSRSRGFSYAGIESVAVNCAALVEINLSNATDLNDAAAAAIGRARNLEKLWLARCKMVTDMGIGCIAVGCQKLRLLCLKWCLGISDLGVGLVAVKCKQLRSLDLSFVPQITEKCLPAVLQLPHLEDLALVGCLSIDDEGLMSVKQESKSLQVLDMSNCQHVNHAGFSSLLSKTPGLREISLAYYCKVTHSLASSLQKLYNLQSIKLDGCEVTTSGLKTMANSCRSLGELSLSKCSGVTDEGLSFFVTKHKGLVKLDVTCCRNITDLSLASITSSCTSLTNLSMESCILVSREGFRLIGQHCHLLEELDLTDNDLDDEGLRAISGCHNLSVLKIGICLKISDEGLIHVAKGCPNLQELDLYRSVGITDIGVMAIARGCPLLQIINLSYCTEVTDYSLRSLSKCSNLNTLEIRGCQVSSSGLAVVAVGCRKLTKLDIKKCYFVDDAGMLLLARFSQNLRQINLSYCSVTDVGLLALASVSCLQNMTILHSGGLTSNGLAAVLVACGGLTKVKLHSSFKPLIPKPILEHVEARGCLFQWRDKPFQVELEPSEVWKQQSQEMHV; encoded by the exons ATGGCGAAGAGCCGCGATCTTTGCCGTAGGATCGACCGCTCCGATGGCTTCGCGACCCTGACCCTCGATCTCTTCTCCGGGTCCCCAAACCCTAACCCTTGCTCGTATTCCAGATCCGCGAAGCGGGTCCGCGTCAGCTGCGTCTCCCCTGCCGCCGCCGCTGCGGAGGAGAACCGGAGCAACCCGTTCGATTCGCTCTCCGAGGAGGTCCTCTTCTTGATCCTGGATCGCCTGGAATCGGACCCACTCGACAAGAAGTCGTTCTCGCTCGTCTGCAGGTCGTTCTACGCCGCCGAGTCACGCCACCGGCGGGCGCTCACGCCGCTCCGGTCCGGCCTCCTCCCGGCGGCCCTCGCCCGCTACCCCTCGGTCTCGCGGCTGGACCTCTCCCTCTGCCCCAGCGTCACCGATGCCGCCCTCGCCTCCGTTGGCGGCGCCCTCCGATCGTCGCTGCGCTCGATCGACCTCTCGAGGTCGAGGGGGTTCTCGTACGCCGGGATCGAGAGCGTCGCCGTGAACTGCGCGGCTCTGGTGGAGATCAACCTCTCCAACGCCACGGATCTGAACGATGCGGCCGCGGCCGCGATCGGGCGGGCCAGGAATCTGGAGAAGCTGTGGTTGGCGAGGTGTAAGATGGTGACGGATATGGGGATCGGGTGCATCGCGGTCGGCTGCCAGAAGCTGAGGTTGCTCTGCTTGAAATGGTGCTTGGGGATTTCGGATTTGGGGGTCGGTTTGGTGGCTGTAAAATGCAAGCAGCTACGGAGTTTGGATCTCTCCTTCGTGCCG CAGATAACAGAAAAGTGCCTTCCTGCTGTCCTACAATTACCACATCTTGAAGATTTGGCTTTAGTAGGATGCCTGAGTATAGATGATGAAGGTCTCATGTCTGTCAAGCAAGAGTCCAAGTCACTTCAG GTTCTGGATATGTCAAACTGTCAACATGTCAATCATGCTGGATTTTCTTCCTTATTGAGTAAGACTCCTGGATTACGCGAAATAAGTCTAGCATACTACTGCAAG GTAACACATTCACTTGCTAGCAGCTTACAGAAGCTCTACAATTTGCAGTCTATCAAATTAGATGGTTGTGAGGTCACTACTTCTGGACTGAAAACTATGGCAAATTCTTGCAGATCACTGGGGGAACTTAGTCTGAGCAAGTGTTCAGGAGTGACAGATGAAGGACTTTCTTTTTTCGTGACGAAACACAAGGGACTGGTTAAATTAGATGTCACATGCTGTCGCAATATAACCGATCTCTCGCTGGCCAGCATTACTAGTTCGTGCACCTCTCTTACCAATCTTAGCATGGAATCTTGCATCCTGGTCTCTAGGGAGGGTTTCCGATTGATTGGCCAGCATTGTCATCTCTTGGAGGAACTAGACCTTACTGATAATGACTTGGACGATGAAG GCCTTAGAGCCATCTCAGGATGTCACAATCTCTCTGTCTTAAAAATTGGCATATGCTTGAAGATCAGCGATGAAGGTCTTATTCATGTTGCAAAAGGTTGTCCAAACCTCCAAGAGCTTGATCTGTACAG GTCTGTAGGAATAACGGACATCGGTGTTATGGCAATAGCTCGTGGTTGCCCTCTGTTGCAGATAATCAATCTATCATACTGCACAGAAGTAACTGATTATTCGTTAAGATCATTGTCAAAATGCTCGAATTTGAATACACTGGAGATTCGTGGTTGCCAAGTCTCATCTTCAGGACTTGCTGTCGTTGCTGTGGGATGTCGAAAACTCACAAAGCTTGACATCAAGAAATGCTATTTCGTAGATGATGCTGGAATGCTTCTACTTGCTCGCTTCTCCCAGAATTTGCGTCAG ATAAATTTGTCATATTGTTCAGTAACAGATGTGGGGCTTCTGGCACTTGCTAGTGTCAGCTGCCTACAAAACATGACAATTTTACATTCGGGGGGGCTTACATCAAATGGCTTGGCCGCTGTTTTGGTGGCATGTGGCGGTCTAACAAAAGTGAAACTCCACTCATCATTTAAACCATTGATTCCAAAGCCTATTCTTGAACACGTCGAAGCCAGGGGGTGTTTGTTCCAGTGGAGGGACAAACCTTTCCAg GTTGAACTTGAGCCAAGTGAAGTTTGGAAGCAGCAATCACAAGAAATGCAtgtgtag
- the LOC135625505 gene encoding PRA1 family protein B2-like: protein MMSSAPSPAPLPISNPPSVAGASTGPVSTPAFRLFLSRISDSVRRSLAERRPWSELADRSAFSRPDTLAEASSRLRKNLAYFRVNYAAVVAAVLAVSLVTNPFSLLVLLALLAAWCHLYLFRPSDPPLVLFGRAFSDRETLGGLVLLSFLIVFLTSVGSIIISATVAGTAIVAAHGAFRVPEDLFLDEQEPGVATGLLSFLGGAASSAAAAATPGRI, encoded by the coding sequence ATGATGTCCTCCGCCCCCTCCCCGGCTCCCCTCCCCATCTCCAATCCCCCCTCCGTCGCCGGTGCCTCCACAGGCCCCGTCTCCACCCCCGCCTTCCGACTTTTCCTCTCCCGCATCTCTGACTCCGTCCGCCGCTCCCTCGCCGAGCGCCGCCCATGGTCCGAACTCGCCGACCGCTCCGCCTTCTCCCGCCCTGACACCCTCGCCGAGGCCTCCTCCCGCCTCCGCAAAAACCTCGCGTACTTTCGCGTCAACTACGCGGCCGTCGTCGCCGCCGTCCTCGCCGTCTCCCTCGTCACCAACCCCTTCTCCCTCCTGGTCCTGCTCGCCCTCCTCGCCGCCTGGTGCCACCTCTACCTTTTCCGCCCCTCCGACCCGCCCCTCGTTCTCTTCGGCCGTGCCTTCTCCGATCGCGAGACCCTCGGTGGCCTCGTCCTCCTCTCTTTCCTCATCGTCTTCCTCACCTCGGTTGGATCCATCATCATCTCCGCCACGGTGGCTGGGACAGCCATCGTCGCCGCCCATGGGGCCTTCCGCGTCCCGGAGGATCTGTTCCTCGACGAGCAGGAACCCGGCGTCGCCACCGGGCTCTTGTCCTTCCTCGGCGGAGctgcctcctccgccgccgccgcggccacCCCTGGCCGCATCTGA